The window TAGAAGATTAATATGAGCATTAAATTTATACTATAGACGTTACGCCTAACGTAGACGAGATTGACATGAACGGCAATATAATTATCGAACCACTGAGGCACAAGCCTGTTAGTGAGCATGCTTGTGAGTTCGTCGAACGGAAGGGTTTAGGTCACCCAGATTACATAATAGACTCTGCATGTGAAGCAGCAAGTGTGGCTCTTTCAAAATACTATCTGCAAAATTTTGGGAAAATCCTACATCATAACGTTGACAAGGGCCTACTGGTCGGAGGTAGGGCGACTCCAAGGTTTGGTGGTGGTACTGTTGAGGTGCCAATTTACATACTGGTGGCGGGTCGTGCAACGGTAGAGGTTAACACTCCAACCGGTAAGACGAAGATACCAGTAGAAGATATAATGACGGAGGCCGTCAAAGATTTTATCAAGAAGAACTTCAGGTTTCTTGATGCTGAAAAACACGTAACAATAGACTTCAAGGTGAGGCAGGGCTCAGCCGACCTTAAAGCGATCGTAGAGGCGTCCGACGAAATGCCTTTGGCAAACGATACTTCATTCGGTGTGGGCTACGCTCCTATGACTCAGTTGGAAAAACTTGTTTATACATCTGAAAGGATGATAAATTCAAAGGATTTCAAGAGAGAAATTCCTGCCAGCGGGGAGGACTGCAAAGTCATGGGTTTGCGGATAGGTAAGAAGATACGATTAACGGTTGCAGACGGTATAGTTAGTAGCCTTACGCATAGTGTAGATGAATACAAAGCAACGAAAGAAGCAATAAAGGACAGAGTGTTAGATCTGGCTTCAAAGTATGCTAGCGATTTTGATGTCGAAGTTTATGTAAACACAGCCGACATATTTGGTAAGCGTCCAGGAGAGGATATAGTATACCTAACAGTTACTGGAACTTCCGCAGAGGCTGGTGATGATGGTAACACGGGCAGAGGTAACAGAGTTAACGGTCTAATAACACCAAACAGACAAATGTCTTTGGAAGCGACTGCTGGAAAGAACCCCGTGTCACATGTAGGGAAGATATACAACGTCGCTGCTAAGTTAATGGCAGAGAAAATATATGAGGAGACGAAGGGCGTCGAAGAAGTCTACGTAAAGATTCTTAGCCAAATAGGAAAACCGATAGATAAACCGCAAGTCGTCTCAGTTGAGTACATACCATCCGACGGGTGTAGTGAAAACAGCTTAAATTATGAAATTGCAGAAATAGTGAACGATGGGTTAAGAAATATCAGAGATATAACAAGAATAGTCTTAGAGGGCAAGACCATTTTATTCTAGAATTTGTTTGATTATATTTTTATACCCCATCATGTAGGAAGATTTAAAAATCTTAGTATCGTTATGTAAACGTCGTTTTTCACCGGGAACCATATGAAAAACCAAACGAGTTGAGCAGACATCGTTGCCACCAACAACATTCTCGTCCAATCGCCCCATTCCTTAAATCGGCATAAACCGATCGCAAGAGCAGGCACTGTCGCATAAAAATAAAACGGAAAAACCCAACGTTCTAAGGTGTGCGCTATTGGAAAGTATGGTAAGTAGGTTATTGCTACCCAGCTCAGGATTAGTACTTCATTAAAGATTGTTTGGTTCCTTTTTATGTTTAACACCAGCTTGTAAAGGTAGATGGGAACAAGGATCCATATAGACCACCATAGCGGACTATAAATTCCCCAGTAAGCAACGGGATGGTAAACCGCAGAGTCAGACTTAACTGTCTCAACGTAATAGGGCGCGGGCTTGAAGGGACTTATTGGATTTATCCATGAAAAGGGCATGTCAACCTCGGACGGGTCTGTGTATTTGAGTCTGGCGTGATAATCTAACATGAACTTAATATGCTCTATAGGTGTTTGAAAGGCACCGTATGCATAATCATAGATCCATAACCCTAATAGAAAAACTGCAGCTGTTAACAATGACACCTTACCGACATTCTTGAACAAAAACGAAATCTTGTTTAACTTACTTGTCTGTTCCCTAAAACTTTGCAAGATGACTATTATTAATATAAGACAAAGCACGTTCAGAAAGCTAAGTTTACAAAGTAAGGAGAGACCCATAAACGTTCCAACTAAAATGTATCTCTTTTTGGTGGCGAAGTAAATTGCGATAAGAGAAAAAGTCATAGCAGGTGCATCGAGCATGGCTATTGAGCTCAGGTTAAACGACATCACGTCCGTAGCAAACAACAGAGATGCTATGTAGCTTACTGAGCTTCTGTTAGAAAGTTCCCAGGCTATTAGGCCGACCATAATTACAGACACCACACCAAAAATTGCTATGAAGATTCTCCATCCGGCTGCGTTGCCTATATGATCTCCAAGAAGCAACATACCTGCCATGATGATAAACTTAGATAAGGGAGGGTGCTCATTGTTTACCGCCTCACCTCTCATCAGCTTTCTTACTGCCGGGACATAGTGAGCCTCGTCAAATATGAAACCGCAACCTTCACTCTTAACATCCATGCACGCATCAGGTGACACAGAAGGACTCGGGATGTTCAATATAAGCAACTTAATAGCTAAAATCACAGCTACTAGTGATGCTATAGTAAAGTGCTTTTGGAAAAACCCGCGTATATCATTAAGACGTAACATTACTAAACGGAAAACTTTGGGGTACAACATCTGCTCAGCTTCAACGGAGCTTTTTCGTAACATAAGGGCCTTCCTTTACATAACCATGCTTATAGTAGTACTCTCTAACGCCTACGCCGCTTATTACAACAACTTTTCTACACCCTTCTTCAGCTGAGATTCTTTCTACCTCAGAAAGCAATTTTGAACCGAAACCTTTATGCTGCCAGCTTCTATCCGACGGTTCATCACCTACTGGCGTCATCTGACCATACACGTGTAGCTCCCTCACCAGAGCCGCACCCTCTAACTCAGACCTCAAAGCCTCCGATGGTATTCTTAACCTAACGAAGCCAAGAAGTATGTCGTTCTTCACGTCCTCGTACGAAAGGAAGTATTCCAAACCATTCGACGCTTCATACTTTATAGTTCTTAACTCTACACTATTCATATCAGGGTATATTCCTTCTTTTAAGACTTTATGACCAACCTCACGACACCTTATGCATCTACATGGTCTGCCCATATCTTTTAATCTCTTTTCGACTATTTCCCTTAAGTTGTATAACCTGTTCCCCGCAGCCGCCAACTGTAGCGGTATCTCCCTCTGAACCCTGATTACCCTAACGTAAGGAGGTACCATGCTAAACCACTCACAAAGAAGAGCGACCAGCTCTTCATCGTCGTAAGACCTATACTTACCTTCTCGCCAAATTTCATAAAGCTCGGTACCCGGAAGGACTAACGTTGGATAAATTTTCAGCATATCTGGTCTAAAGTCAGGGTTTTCAAATATCTCCTTGAACATTTTAAGATCCTTCTCATAACTTGAGCCTGGTAAGTTGGGCATGATATGGTAGCAAACTTTGAATGCTAAATCCTTCAGCAGCCTTGTAGAGTTGATAACATCAACGACCGCATGATTTCTCTTACAAATCCTGTAGATTTCATCGTCGAGTGCCTGAACACCTAACTCTACTCTAGTCACACCCATCTCGAGAAGAGCATTTGCCTGTTCCAACGAAACACAATCGGGTCTTGTCTCCACAGTAATTCCAGATATTCTCCTACTGCTGGACTCTGCCCTAGCTAAAACCTCCTCGAGCGTCATAGCATCCAACCCGATTGCCGCTTCCACACAGCGTTTCAGAAAATAGCGCTGAAAATCGATAGGGAAAGCCGTAAAGGTACCGCCTATTATTATGATCTCGATCTTGTCAACGTCGTGACCCATAGAGTGTAAAGTCTCAATTTTTTTCTTCACTTGAAGATAGGGATCATAAGAACTTATGGCAGCCAACTTTATGGCGGCTTCCTCACCGGTGTAGCTCTGGGGCGTACTATATTCAATACCTCCCGGACAATAGATGCACCTACCGTGTGGACATCTGCTCGGAGGTGTGACGACAGTGACTACGGATACGCCGGATGCAGTTCTTACAGGTTTAACTCTTAATATACGGGCGAGTAGCTTTCTCTCATTCTCCTCCGTAACCATACTCAAGATCTCTAGGTTTGACGGTACATAACTGAGGTTAAGCTCTTTAGCGATGGACATCTTAAGCCTTGAAACGTTAACACTAACACCTTCGCGATACTTGTCCATGAGGGCTTTCACAAACTCTTTCATTGACGTTTCCTTCGGTATCATCCTCACCATCCTACTATGTAAGATCTTGCTTTAATCCTCTTCACTTCTTAGTCTTGGTAATACCTCTGTAGTCAAAAGCATTATGGCCTTTTGTAGCTCAGGCCCAATTGGCGAGCCTACGACTATGTGTTCATAGCCAAGGGACCGTATGGTGAGAAGTTTTTCAACTACTTGGCTAGGTGTTCCATAAATTACGAATGCATCAACGTCCTCCTCAACAAAAGATTTAGCCTCTTGGAGATTCATACGCATGATAGCCGATCTAATCTTCGATGCTTTTTCTATACTTATGCCCAATCGTTCGAGGACTGCATCATTCGAACCTGCGAGTATGTATGCGGCGTACGGTAGTGCTGCCTTTTTCGCAAGTAGAATGTCGTCGGAAATTGAGACGGTTGTATGGGCTACTATATCGATATTCGATGGGTTTCTCCCGACGTCCAAGCTCGTACGATATATTAGATTGTGCGCATATCTCAGCATATCTTCGTCGGAGAAGTTTACAAGTATACCGTCGGCGAATTGTGCCGCCATCTTAAGCATGTTGTCACCCTGAGCACCTACGTATATGGGAATGTTATCATGTTCTCCGAAGTTTAGCTTTGCATTAATTAACTTGAACGTGGAGCTGCAAACGTTAACGGAATCTCCTCTCAATAGTCTTTTTATAGAAAGTAACGCGTCCCTTACGACACTTACTGGATTGGACCTTTCGAGACCTAGCTGTGTAAGACTTAAGAAGTCGCCAGCTCCTATACCGCATACAACCCTGCCCTTTGCCAAATCCGCTAGAGTCAAGATGCTCTGGGCTATGTATGCTGGATGATGTAGATATGGGCTTAGTACTCCAGGACCTACTTTGGTATGTTTGGTAGCCGATGCCATAATGGATAAAGTGATGAATACGTTTCTATTATGATAATGGTCGCTGACCCAGATCGTGTCAAAACCAAACTCATCGATCAGTACGGCTAAATCCCTAAGCATAAAGGGATGCCACTTCGGTGTAAACTCTACGGAAAGTTTAAAGGTCAAGGAGCTCACCGTTTAATGACCACATCTTGTTTAGAACAAAAGTGTTTTAAACTTATGTTTTCGATAATACACAGAATCCGGAAACGGTTATATTTATCATGATTCTTTTGAAGAATTATGTTCGTCTCGAAAAGGGCAATCGTAAAGGGCCACCTCTGCTATGGTTGTTATGTGTTCGGTAGCAGTTACGTTGGTGATAATACATTCATTGATGCCAATGTTGTGGTGGGTTACCCTTCTAGAGGTAAGCTCCTAAAAGCAGGATTCGAAAATCAAAAAGTGCTTGAAGTTTTGGACGGTTTAAGCAACGGTGCCAAAATAGGTGACGGGTGCATCATAAGATGCGGTACCATAATATACGAAGATGTAAAGATAGGAAACCGTGTGGAAACGGGCCACAATGTTCTAATAAGGTCTGCTTCACAAGTAGGCGATAATTGTATCATAGGTACGGGTGCTCAACTTGATGGTTCCGTAAGAGTCGGTAACAACGTCAAGATTGAGTCAATGGTATACTTACCTCATTTAACCGAAATCGGTAATGATGTATTTTTAGGACCGGGCGTAAAGGTGACGAACGATCTGTATCCGCCAAGTAAAAGGCTAATTGGGGTGCGTATAGAAGACGGTGCTTCGATAGGATGCGGAGCAATTTTGCTAGCTGGCATAACTATCGGAAAAGGGGCGGTTGTTGCCGCTGGTGCTGTTGTTACAAGGGATGTTCCGCCGGGTGTTGTTGTTAAAGGCATACCTGCCAGACTGCACACAAGCAAGGACGAATTCCTAAAGAAGAAGTACGATTATGAAACCAAAGGTTCGTGATATAGTATATAAAACTACCCTAAACTACTCATAAGTGAGGGGCAACGGAGAGTAAAGGTTAAGTTTAAATTTACAAAAGTTATTATTGATATTCTGCTAAGGAGAGTGGGTAATGCCGGATATCTGTCCGCGCTGTGGACTACCAATATCGATTTGCGCTTGCGAAGTGATAAGCCGTGAACAACAACATGTCAGAGTGAAATTAGAGCTGAGGAAATGGGGCAAAGTTTCTACCATTATAGAAGGTTTGGATGGTAGTAAGAAAGACCTAATGGAGATAACTTCGAAGTTAAAATCAGCATGCGCATGTGGTGGTGCCCTTAAGGACGGCATCATAATTCTTCAGGGCGATCATAGGGAAAAGGTAAAAGAAATTTTGATAAACATGGGCATACAACCTGAAAATATTGACGTAATTTAAGGACTAAAAACGTGCTTAACTGGTGGCAGGGGTTTGTGTGGAGGTCACATCTTCCAGGATGTCCTTCAAACCCTTGAACCTGTTACGGACCGTTACTTCTGTTACACCAGCTGCCTTTGCTATATCCTTCTGGGTTACGTTCTGACCTGTCTCCTGGCATGCCATATAGAGCGCCGCTGCCGCCATACCTACTGGGTCTTTCCCTACGGTTGCGCCTTTTGAAGATGCAGATGCCAGTACCTTGATAGCCTCCTGGACGACTTTTTCCTCCAAGCCTAGCTTTGATGCTATCTTGTATAGGTAGATCTTAGGGTCGGCAACAGGTACCTTGAGATTCAAGTGCTTCAGAAGTAGACGGTAACCCTGAGCTATCGTCTTCCTCTTTACTACAGGATAAGCTTTCTCAAACTCCCTTAAGTCCCTTGGCGTGTCCATCATTCTACATGCCGCATAAGTCGCCGCGGCCATTATGGATCTTATTGACCTTCCCCGAACAAGACCGGCCTTCAACGCATTTCTATATATTAGCATGGCTCTTTCCGCAACCGCCTTCGATAGGTGTAACTTGTCAACGTATATTTCAAGGATATTTACTGCTTGCTGAAGGTTCCTAGTCTCGGATGTGTTAACTTGCGATATCGCATCAAGCTTCTTGAGTCTAAGCATTTTCTCCTTAACTTCCTTGGGGAGTTTCCTTCCCGCTGCATCCTCGTCCACTTTTTCGATAACTGTCGATAACCCATGGTCTCTATACATTATAGAAAGCGGTGCGCCAACTCTACTACGACTCTCGTCCTCTTCGTCTATATTCCTCCATTCAGGACCCCAATCAACATCTCTCTCAAGTATGACGTAACCACAGACTGGGCAGCTTACTTCGCCACTCTTAGCGTCAGTTATTAAAGCCGAATTTCCACATTCTGGACAGACCATATCGTCTTTCCAGCCCCTTATCTTTGGCATACGCTTTTTCACCCCCTCTTTACCTTCGGTAACGAACGTTACCCCCTCACCTAATTTTTATATAAAGGTTACGAAATCTATAATTGATTTCGTATAACCTGTATATAAATTTTTTCTTTCATGAGTGCGACGATATAACGCGGAAATTCTTCTCAACTAGAAGCCGACCTTATTTTATTAGCTTAAGGGCATAAGATTAAAAAAGTAAAGTTTAAAGATATTAGTAACAGTTATTAAAGGAGCTTTTGAAAATGGGAATAAAAGTTTATAACACCCTTACCAGACGGTTGGAAAATTTTCAACCCTTTGAAGGCAATCTTGTGAAGATGTACGTATGTGGACCGACTGTCCAAGACATGGCACATTTGGGTCATGCAAGAACCTACATAGCCTTCGATGCTATAATAAGATTTCTTGAATACCAGGGGTACAGGGTTTTTTATGTGAGAAATATCACAGACGTCGGACATATAAGAGAGGACTCTGGAAGGGATAGAATACTTGAAGGTGCTGACAGGGAAAAGCTTGAACCAATGGAGCTCGTGGATAAGTACATGTTGATGTTCTTCGAAGATATGGACGCATTAAAACTCAGAAGACCGAACATACAACCTAGGGCAACGATGCATATATTGGACATGATTGAGATGATTAAATCACTAATAGAAAAGGGATATGCGTATGAGGTAGAAGGCAACGTATACTTCGACGTCTCCAAATTCCCAGACTACGGTAAGCTATCCGGAATAAAATATGAGGAACTCATTAAACATAGGATAGAGCCTGACCCGAGGAAGAGGAACCCAGCCGACTTTGCACTTTGGAAGAAAGCTGAAAAAGGTTATCTGTTAAAATGGCCTAGTATATGGGGTGAGGGGTTTCCCGGGTGGCATATAGAATGCTCGGTCATGAGTATGAAATACTTAGGACCGCAGATAGATATACACGGTGGGGGACAAGAGCTCATACTACCCCATCATGAAAACGAGATAGCCCAGTCAGAGACTTTTACGGGTAAGAAACCTTTTGTTAAGTATTGGCTCCATACAGGCTATCTAACGATAGCCGGTGAAAAGATGTCAAAATCTCTAGGAAACTTCGTGACGATAAGGGAAGTATTAAAAAAGTATGATGCCGACACTATAAGATTTTTCGTACTGTCTTCACATTACAGAAGCAACATAGATTATAACGAGGAAGCGATAAAGAGGGCAGAACATGCTGTCAATAGGATTAGGTCTACATTAAGAGAACTGTATTACGAAAAAGAAGATGCGCGTCCTGGAGACGACGAAACAGCATCGACCATTTGTATAGAAATGAAGAGAAGATTTGTAGAAGCCATGGAGATGGATTTCAACACTCCTGAAGCCCTCTCTGTACTTCATGAACTAGTACGTAAAGCGAACATGTATCTCTCTTCAAGGATTGTGACAAAAGCAGGAATCGATGCTTACTATAACACGACACTAGAGCTTTGCAGATCCATAGGTCTTTTACAAGACTTTAAACCAGAGGCTGGAATAGATAATTTAATTGCTTCTAGGGTTTTGCAGGTGCTACTTAATCTCAGAGAGGAATTGAGAAAGAGAGGCATGTATGATCTGAGTGACCGTATAAGAGAAGATCTCAAAGAGGTTGGGATACTCATCGAAGATACGAAAGAGGGGCAAAAGATTAGATTGAAGGGATAACGTTTTACTAGTTCTTTATATATATCGAGGGCTTTATAGATAACGAGGGTGTTGCAAACTGAAAGCAGTTATTCTTGCGGGGGGCTATGGGAAAAGACTTAGACCCTTGACTGAGAGTGTTCCGAAACCTCTACTCAATATTTTAGGAAAACCGATACTTTGTTGGCAGTTTGAGTGGTTAAAGATTCACGGCATCACCGAAATAATAATGTGCGTCGGTCATCTAAAGGAGAAGATTATGGAAGAAATTGGTAGTGGTCAAAAATTCGGCGTAAAAGTGGGCTATGTTGTGGAGGA of the Aigarchaeota archaeon genome contains:
- a CDS encoding methionine adenosyltransferase codes for the protein MNGNIIIEPLRHKPVSEHACEFVERKGLGHPDYIIDSACEAASVALSKYYLQNFGKILHHNVDKGLLVGGRATPRFGGGTVEVPIYILVAGRATVEVNTPTGKTKIPVEDIMTEAVKDFIKKNFRFLDAEKHVTIDFKVRQGSADLKAIVEASDEMPLANDTSFGVGYAPMTQLEKLVYTSERMINSKDFKREIPASGEDCKVMGLRIGKKIRLTVADGIVSSLTHSVDEYKATKEAIKDRVLDLASKYASDFDVEVYVNTADIFGKRPGEDIVYLTVTGTSAEAGDDGNTGRGNRVNGLITPNRQMSLEATAGKNPVSHVGKIYNVAAKLMAEKIYEETKGVEEVYVKILSQIGKPIDKPQVVSVEYIPSDGCSENSLNYEIAEIVNDGLRNIRDITRIVLEGKTILF
- a CDS encoding phospholipid carrier-dependent glycosyltransferase, which produces MLRKSSVEAEQMLYPKVFRLVMLRLNDIRGFFQKHFTIASLVAVILAIKLLILNIPSPSVSPDACMDVKSEGCGFIFDEAHYVPAVRKLMRGEAVNNEHPPLSKFIIMAGMLLLGDHIGNAAGWRIFIAIFGVVSVIMVGLIAWELSNRSSVSYIASLLFATDVMSFNLSSIAMLDAPAMTFSLIAIYFATKKRYILVGTFMGLSLLCKLSFLNVLCLILIIVILQSFREQTSKLNKISFLFKNVGKVSLLTAAVFLLGLWIYDYAYGAFQTPIEHIKFMLDYHARLKYTDPSEVDMPFSWINPISPFKPAPYYVETVKSDSAVYHPVAYWGIYSPLWWSIWILVPIYLYKLVLNIKRNQTIFNEVLILSWVAITYLPYFPIAHTLERWVFPFYFYATVPALAIGLCRFKEWGDWTRMLLVATMSAQLVWFFIWFPVKNDVYITILRFLNLPT
- a CDS encoding tRNA uridine(34) 5-carboxymethylaminomethyl modification radical SAM/GNAT enzyme Elp3, whose protein sequence is MIPKETSMKEFVKALMDKYREGVSVNVSRLKMSIAKELNLSYVPSNLEILSMVTEENERKLLARILRVKPVRTASGVSVVTVVTPPSRCPHGRCIYCPGGIEYSTPQSYTGEEAAIKLAAISSYDPYLQVKKKIETLHSMGHDVDKIEIIIIGGTFTAFPIDFQRYFLKRCVEAAIGLDAMTLEEVLARAESSSRRISGITVETRPDCVSLEQANALLEMGVTRVELGVQALDDEIYRICKRNHAVVDVINSTRLLKDLAFKVCYHIMPNLPGSSYEKDLKMFKEIFENPDFRPDMLKIYPTLVLPGTELYEIWREGKYRSYDDEELVALLCEWFSMVPPYVRVIRVQREIPLQLAAAGNRLYNLREIVEKRLKDMGRPCRCIRCREVGHKVLKEGIYPDMNSVELRTIKYEASNGLEYFLSYEDVKNDILLGFVRLRIPSEALRSELEGAALVRELHVYGQMTPVGDEPSDRSWQHKGFGSKLLSEVERISAEEGCRKVVVISGVGVREYYYKHGYVKEGPYVTKKLR
- a CDS encoding 5,10-methylenetetrahydromethanopterin reductase — its product is MSSLTFKLSVEFTPKWHPFMLRDLAVLIDEFGFDTIWVSDHYHNRNVFITLSIMASATKHTKVGPGVLSPYLHHPAYIAQSILTLADLAKGRVVCGIGAGDFLSLTQLGLERSNPVSVVRDALLSIKRLLRGDSVNVCSSTFKLINAKLNFGEHDNIPIYVGAQGDNMLKMAAQFADGILVNFSDEDMLRYAHNLIYRTSLDVGRNPSNIDIVAHTTVSISDDILLAKKAALPYAAYILAGSNDAVLERLGISIEKASKIRSAIMRMNLQEAKSFVEEDVDAFVIYGTPSQVVEKLLTIRSLGYEHIVVGSPIGPELQKAIMLLTTEVLPRLRSEED
- a CDS encoding N-acetyltransferase translates to MFVSKRAIVKGHLCYGCYVFGSSYVGDNTFIDANVVVGYPSRGKLLKAGFENQKVLEVLDGLSNGAKIGDGCIIRCGTIIYEDVKIGNRVETGHNVLIRSASQVGDNCIIGTGAQLDGSVRVGNNVKIESMVYLPHLTEIGNDVFLGPGVKVTNDLYPPSKRLIGVRIEDGASIGCGAILLAGITIGKGAVVAAGAVVTRDVPPGVVVKGIPARLHTSKDEFLKKKYDYETKGS
- a CDS encoding translation initiation factor — protein: MPDICPRCGLPISICACEVISREQQHVRVKLELRKWGKVSTIIEGLDGSKKDLMEITSKLKSACACGGALKDGIIILQGDHREKVKEILINMGIQPENIDVI
- a CDS encoding HTH domain-containing protein; translation: MPKIRGWKDDMVCPECGNSALITDAKSGEVSCPVCGYVILERDVDWGPEWRNIDEEDESRSRVGAPLSIMYRDHGLSTVIEKVDEDAAGRKLPKEVKEKMLRLKKLDAISQVNTSETRNLQQAVNILEIYVDKLHLSKAVAERAMLIYRNALKAGLVRGRSIRSIMAAATYAACRMMDTPRDLREFEKAYPVVKRKTIAQGYRLLLKHLNLKVPVADPKIYLYKIASKLGLEEKVVQEAIKVLASASSKGATVGKDPVGMAAAALYMACQETGQNVTQKDIAKAAGVTEVTVRNRFKGLKDILEDVTSTQTPATS
- the cysS gene encoding cysteine--tRNA ligase; translation: MGIKVYNTLTRRLENFQPFEGNLVKMYVCGPTVQDMAHLGHARTYIAFDAIIRFLEYQGYRVFYVRNITDVGHIREDSGRDRILEGADREKLEPMELVDKYMLMFFEDMDALKLRRPNIQPRATMHILDMIEMIKSLIEKGYAYEVEGNVYFDVSKFPDYGKLSGIKYEELIKHRIEPDPRKRNPADFALWKKAEKGYLLKWPSIWGEGFPGWHIECSVMSMKYLGPQIDIHGGGQELILPHHENEIAQSETFTGKKPFVKYWLHTGYLTIAGEKMSKSLGNFVTIREVLKKYDADTIRFFVLSSHYRSNIDYNEEAIKRAEHAVNRIRSTLRELYYEKEDARPGDDETASTICIEMKRRFVEAMEMDFNTPEALSVLHELVRKANMYLSSRIVTKAGIDAYYNTTLELCRSIGLLQDFKPEAGIDNLIASRVLQVLLNLREELRKRGMYDLSDRIREDLKEVGILIEDTKEGQKIRLKG